The Toxoplasma gondii ME49 chromosome XII, whole genome shotgun sequence genome includes a region encoding these proteins:
- a CDS encoding hypothetical protein (encoded by transcript TGME49_217810), whose amino-acid sequence MDPQNQTGGQCRAGKDRKGKHATKRGSVANEQAENRPEAWMSQKAGLEESSESGETGGEERNKGKEELRQEKLRTREDQEPEKRGKETDWRAAREREKRLRTASPCHSAKTQEHENKSQCFNAHAPQKVLVGTVCKSSALPSVFREPSFPSSPTFSATACRQQRADRGCEGRHRRDSDFVKLRDGAIALPSPTQKR is encoded by the coding sequence ATGGATCCCCAGAATCAAACGGGAGGGCAGTGCCGGGcaggaaaagacagaaaaggaaagcatgcgacgaagagaggcagcGTTGCAAACGAGCAGGCGGAGAACCGACCTGAAGCTTGGATGTCGCAGAAAGCAGGCCTGGAAGAGAGCTCAGAAAGTGGGGAaacaggaggcgaggagcgaaacaaaggaaaggaggaactgagacaagagaaactgCGAACTCGAGAGGACCAAGaaccggagaaaagaggcaaggagacagactgGCGCGCGgcacgagagcgagagaagcggctgCGAACGGCGTCGCCCTGTCACTCTGCAAAGACACAGGAACACGAGAATAAAAGTCAATGTTTCAACGCACATGCTCCACAGAAAGTTCTCGTCGGAACAGTGTGCAAAAGCAGCGCCTTgccgtctgtttttcgagagccgtcctttccttcttcccccaCATTTTccgcgactgcatgcaggcaacAGCGCGCCGACAGAGGGTGTGAGGGACGTcaccgaagagacagcgacttCGTGAAACTTCGTGATGGAGCCATCGCTCTCCCATCTCCGACACAAAAGAGGTGA
- a CDS encoding hypothetical protein (encoded by transcript TGME49_217800), whose amino-acid sequence MPFMDAYAQQGTPGVQPEVYIQPVAGVPQLPHTYFGAHMNHGGFSSLPHSRPNPLWLSGTPSNPPGGPQGGQQGEGYFHMYPGFPSPEDSPLSASSFGSHKEASYSQVEDPTGRYGLNESLLAGDPQTSQRDTFWPSATPAGAFQVPPRQPARMPGQQSQMDYSTGGYPSSFPNPPVSRLPHYAFSSGVSPERQFGAYAARDPAAGYFDIGQQPAWPYQVPNAPEAYAQQSQDPLHSSGAQRAFNSSYGSGDQARFLPPVKSEQPHGSPHAEDGNKAGAESSVPSFYSDSSAFGDEYVPRYYAPKSFNTADVQGTKRTQPTDRPATWGAAPRRAAHAGARRELREPSRQEQKTYFDRVTEEDEGKEKADGRDDGGKEREKEREAWTEEQDVVDRRLCLARTPIEAILVTGDFAGKACLEDEEEQKWRKRLYELWQGVLPLDKRNRETFLRGLYYETRLRSRANIRVLVLNSFLYSVPANDDPRGSPVSSSSTPETTEGARESDEEQDDPRLFMARISCSLLQVILAGHIPPGVAEDAEDWFEGRSKPLWKAKFTRRGRDPTWSLLLFSPYTYTQRLPESRSPVFSREDWPVKELLLPRPRYVLQDLFSYSLSLHFAAESPLESLETDVETALGFREAGRKLQADSLSSKAARASERNQCGRQAAAADAAKTTEREREGQERERRRKERKDDNPNEAVNPLEKSASPSPSAAAGKTEAPVAGGASEDRRRLSSPCPPTDTKSGTTEGEGTEEDGGEGDEAAVKGGENHECAREDTVDNERAREAAQGETAEREAAETNEAEVKEARKNRSERKATAEQEGVREAAEVDGIAWSASERGERENDTIEEEELTRHETPIHDWLATARKEKGPQTEEQKDSEPSLRIAVEPAFSPFVQEESRQSVTTDVAPVSDPSLPSLDRTTVEAGAERNRNAGKVEFEQEAQSSRQTAVWKRSTASTSRAPVEIAEAAGRKKETHDKERSGDAGAEGESIDRQMAFNAHHVGTQDAGVCKQGRDTDAVSSPSTGRSSESFELPPLPPVSPVDGTSVGCRDSSTESLAVARDSASSTERAASPSASANEERRRRRLHVAQPAFTLHYVFTSVHRAPCLAAPVLAELAERGRDRRHFFALQMLLQAFSPQAPPASVYCETRFLEASDYLACLRTLTKNRHRDKRERAGET is encoded by the exons ATGCCGTTTATGGACGCGTACGCACAGCAAGGAACCCCCGGAGTTCAACcggaggtgtacatacagcctGTGGCGGGCGTTCCGCAGCTGCCTCACACGTACTTTGGTGCACACATGAATCACGGAGGGTTTTCATCCCTTCCGCATTCGAGACCAAACCCTCTTTGGCTCTCTGGAACTCCTAGCAACCCGCCAGGAGGGCCACAAGGGGGGCAACAAGGCGAAGGGTACTTCCACATGTACCCCGGTTTTCCGTCCCCTGAGGACTCGCCGCTGTCGGCGTCGTCTTTTGGATCGCACAAGGAGGCCTCTTATAGCCAGGTGGAAGACCCGACTGGGCGCTACGGACTTAATGAAAGCTTGCTTGCTGGAGATCCGCAAACTTCACAGAGGGACACGTTTTGGCCCTCTGCTACTCCGGCTGGTGCGTTCCAAGTTCCTCCTAGACAGCCAGCTAGGATGCCGGGGCAGCAGTCACAAATGGACTACTCGACTGGCGGCTACCCTTCGAGTTTTCCTAATCCCCCTGTGAGCAGGTTACCCCATTATGCCTTTTCAAGCGGTGTATCTCCAGAGCGGCAATTTGGGGCATATGCAGCGAGAGATCCAGCAGCTGGCTATTTCGATATTGGCCAGCAGCCAGCCTGGCCGTACCAAGTCCCCAATGCTCCAGAGGCGTATGCCCAGCAATCTCAAGACCCACTGCATAGTTCAGGAGCACAACGCGCTTTTAACAGTTCCTACGGGTCAGGAGATCAAGCTAGGTTCCTCCCCCCAGTTAAAAGCGAACAGCCTCACGGGTCGCCTCATGCAGAGGACGGCAACAAAGCAGGTGCTGAATCTTCTGTGCCCTCATTCTATTCCGATAGCTCTGCATTCGGGGATGAGTATGTTCCACGCTATTACGCCCCGAAAAGTTTCAACACGGCAGATGTTCAAGGGACAAAGCGGACGCAGCCCACAGATCGACCAGCGACCTGGGGGGCTGCTCCTCGGCGCGCGGCACATGCAGGCGCGCGCCGAGAGCTGCGGGAGCCAAGCCGGCAGGAACAAAAAACATATTTCGACCGAGTcacagaagaggacgaaggcaaagagaaggCTGACGGAAGAGATGatggaggaaaagaaagggaaaaggaaagagaggcgtGGACCGAGGAACAAGATGTCGTTGACAGAAGGCTCTGTCTCGCGCGGACACCCATTGAGGCGATACTCGTCACAGGGGATTTTGCAGGGAAGGCGTGTCttgaggacgaggaggaaca aaaatggagaaagaGGTTGTATGAGCTGTGGCAAGGCGTGCTCCCTCTAGACAAACGAAATAGAGAG ACTTTTCTTCGAGGTCTCTACTATGAAACGCGTTTGAGATCGAGAGCGAACATTCGAGTTCTGGTGCTCAATTCTTTTCTCTACTCTGTGCCTGCTAATGACGACCCGAGAGgctcccctgtctcttcctcctcgactCCTGAAACGACAGAGGGCGCCAGAGAAAGTGACGAAGAACAAGATGATCCTC GTCTTTTCATGGCTCGGATTTCCTGTTCCTTGCTGCAGGTGATTTTGGCCGGACACATCCCTCCCGGGGTGGCTGAGGATGCCGAAGACTGGTTCGAGGGGAGAAGCAAGCCGCTGTGGAAGGCGAAATTCACACGACG GGGTCGAGACCCCACCTGGAgtctgctgctcttctcgccgtaCACATACACGCAGCGCCTGCCCGAGAGCAGAAGTCCAgttttctccagagaagactGGCCAGTCAAGGAGCTGCTGCTACCACGGCCGCGCTATGTTCTCCAAGATCTTTTCAGCTACTCGCTGTCGCTCCACTTCGCCGCGGAGAGTCCGCTCGAGTCTCTCGAGACCGACGTGGAGACTGCACTCGGCTTCCGCGAAGCCGGACGCAAGCTGCAGGCAGACAGTTTGTCCAGTAAAGCAGCGcgcgcgagcgagagaaaccaGTGCGGCAGGCAAGCAGCGGCGGCCGACgcggcgaagacgacagagcgagaacgcgagggacaggagagagagagaaggagaaaagagagaaaggacgacAACCCAAACGAGGCCGTGAACCCCCTTGAAAAAAGcgcttccccgtctcccTCCGCAGCGGCAGGCAAAACCGAGGCGCCGGTTGCTGGCGGAGCTTCAGAAGACAGGAGGCGTCTCTCGTCCCCATGCCCACCAACAGACACAAAGAGTGGAACAACAGAGGGTgagggaacagaagaagacggaggagagggagacgaagcagcagtgaaaggaggagaaaaccaCGAATGTGCGAGGGAAGATACTGTGGACAATgaaagagcaagagaagcagcacagggagaaacagcagagagagaagcagcagaaacgaacgaagcagaagtgaaagaagcaagaaagAATAGATCTGAGAGGAAAGCAACTGCGGAGCAAGAAGGAGTAAGAGAAGCGGCGGAAGTTGACGGGATAGCATGGAGCGCgtcggagagaggcgaacgcgaaAATGACAcgatagaggaagaagagcttACTAGACATGAGACACCCATTCACGATTGGTTGGCGACGGCgcggaaggaaaaaggacCCCAGACCGAGGAACAGAAGGACTCAGAGCCTTCCCTGCGGATCGCCGTAGAGCCTGCGTTTTCGCCATTTGTGCAGGAAGAATCTCGGCAGTCGGTAACGACAGACGTCGCGCCTGTTTCGGACCCATCGCTGCCTTCACTAGACCGAACCACCGTGGAAGCcggtgcagagagaaacagaaacgcaggcAAAGTCGAATTCGAGCAGGAAGCGCAGAGCAGCCGCCAGACCGCAGTTTGGAAGCGCAGCACCGCGTCGACCAGCCGAGCCCCAGTGGAGAtcgcagaagcagcagggagaaagaaagagacacacgacaAAGAACgcagcggagacgcaggagcagaaggcgaaagcaTCGACCGGCAAATGGCGTTCAACGCACACCACGTCGGCACGCAGGACGCCGGCGTCTGCaaacagggaagagacacagacgccgtttcttctccctccacaGGACGATCGTCAGAGTCTTTCGAGCTCCCGCCTCTGCCGCCCGTCTCGCCTGTCGATGGCACCAGTGTGGGGTGCAGAGATTCGTCGACAGAAAGTCTTGCCGTTGCAAGAGACTCTGCGAGCTCCACGGAACGCGCGGCGAGTCCGAGCGCGAGCGCGAACGAAGAacggcgacggcgacgacTGCATGTCGCCCAGCCTGCCTTCACGCTTCACTACGTTTTCACGAGTGTTCACAGAGCGCCTTGTCTCGCCGCGCCGGTTCTCGCGGAACTCGCAGAACGAGGCCGCGACCGACGCCATTTCTTCGCGCTGCAGATGCTCCTGCAGGCGTTCTCACCCCAGGCTCCTCCCGCAAGTGTGTACTGCGAAACGCGCTTCCTGGAGGCGAGTGACTATCTCGCTTGTCTACGAACGCTGACAAAGAACAGGCATCGGGAcaagcgcgagagagccgGGGAAACCTGA
- a CDS encoding PCI domain-containing protein (encoded by transcript TGME49_217820), with protein sequence MTTFVPLATDGDGTASAVAVGDWLLQIINLKNPSQTQSYYTQFLEQFDKDEETGEQKIRDHFQLFELLLSQHQLVFNYATQARQPAAAEKGEKPQNRKTFLEAVHEVEEFFTVLIAMVVLRIENVEQAGQAAGTLCSVFRASTDMAEFRLRLLQSLYNAFPPSFPYRFPIFVATLEYAAETNLFSVMLPYIRYINEWMRDWNLPPSSKRQVFLILANELKKLKKADEAYPFLKRHVQFFQNEKEEILSNGATISAAVELVEDSIRLPDVIVFDGLMDLHAVVHLRKTAHAPLIELLQIFVNQGPKELEAFKNKHPQVFEEHGLNYEQCLGKIRLLAVASLVHGRKKEVSIRAIGDALQLSEAGAEEVAVQAIGQGIVDAKIDQLARVLHVRSTMQREFGRQQWEELLERIDHWSEGVRALMGCMQSVKNQVASAAASAAGSSPGGLASPGASLASGGIATPQQ encoded by the exons ATGACGACCTTCGTCCCCCTCGCAACCGACGGTGACGGAACCGCCTCAGCCGTCGCTGTCGGCGACTGGCTTCTCCAAA TCATCAACCTGAAGAATCCGTCGCAGACGCAGAGCTACTACACACAGTTCTTGGAGCAGTTCGACAAAGAtgaggagacaggtgaaCAGAAGATTCGCGATCACTTTCAACTTTTcgagctgcttctctcccagCACCAGCTTGTGTTCAACTACGCCACGCAGGCCAGACAGCCGGCTGCcgcagaaaaaggcgagaagccg CAGAACCGGAAGACCTTTCTGGAGGCGGTCCACGAAGTCGAGGAGTTCTTCACTGTGCTGATCGCCATGGTGGTTCTCCGCATCGAAAACGTAGAGCAGGCGGGCCAAGCTGCCGGCACactctgctctgtcttccgCGCCTCTACAGACATGGCGGAGTTCCGTCTGCGCCT GCTGCAGTCGCTGTACAATGCCTTCCCCCCCAGCTTTCCGTACCGCTTCCCGATCTTCGTGGCGACGCTCGAGTACGCGGCAGAAACGAACCTCTTCAGTGTCATGCTCCCCTACATTCGCTAT aTCAATGAGTGGATGCGCGACTGGAAtctgccgccttcctccAAACGCCAGGTCTTCCTCATTCTCGCTAAcgagctgaagaagctgaagaaggc AGATGAGGCCTATCCCTTCCTCAAACGGCACGTCCAGTTCTTccagaacgagaaagaagagatcCTTTCTAATGG CGCAACCATCTCCGCGGCAGTTGAGCTGGTAGAGGACAGCATTCGCCTACCGGATGTGATTGTCTTCGACGGCTTGATGgacttgcatgcagttgtgcACCTGCGCAAGACTGCGCATGCTCCCCTCATTGAGCTGCTGCAAATCTTCGTCAATCAAGGCCCTAAGGAACTCGAAGCGTTCAAGAACAAGCACCCGCAAGTCTTCGAGGAGCACG GACTGAACTACGAGCAGTGCCTGGGGAAGATCCGCCTGCTCGCGGTCGCATCTCTGGTTCACGgacggaagaaggaagtTTCCATTCGCGCAATTGGCGACGCACTGCAGCTCAGCGAAGCCGGCGCCGAGGAGGTCGCCGTCCAGGCGATCGGGCAGGGCATCGTGGACGCGAAGATCGACCAACTGGCTCGTGTGCTCCACGTCCG atCCACCATGCAGCGCGAGTTCGGCCGCCAGCAGTGGGAGGAGCTGCTGGAACGCATTGACCACTGGAGCGAAGGCGTTCGTGCTCTCAtgggctgcatgcagagtgtGAAGAATCAAGTCGCGTCTGCCGCTGCGTCTGCCGCAGGGTCCTCTCCAGGCGGTCTGGCTTCTCCAGGCGCCTCTCTGGCCTCCGGTGGCATCGCGACGCCTCAGCAGTAG